A stretch of the Rhizomicrobium sp. genome encodes the following:
- a CDS encoding CopD family protein, producing MTALFAAVRALHFASLMTAFGASALLLQARGIGVDGARFRRLLLVAAVIALLTALAWLCLVAGEMTGDPAAAIDGTTILLVVRQTFYGHVFLLRLVLLAGLCGFSLLKDAWLPRTLTAGAALALLGLTSHAAASGSPQYETLRAANDALHLIAAGFWLGGLVVLLPHVTPPRDLPRAVALLRLFSRWGVVSVAILLAAGTVNGIAILGAPGMRWSATYATWLAIKIVLAMLMVALALTNRFAVLPGLVRGDADARETIPLTVVAELSCAVLIVAIVGFLGVIAPMEM from the coding sequence AGGCGCGCGGGATCGGGGTGGACGGGGCGCGGTTCCGGCGCCTGCTGCTTGTCGCGGCGGTCATCGCCCTGCTGACCGCATTGGCCTGGCTTTGCCTCGTGGCCGGCGAAATGACGGGCGACCCGGCCGCGGCGATCGACGGTACGACGATCCTGCTGGTCGTCCGCCAGACCTTCTATGGGCACGTCTTCCTGCTGCGGCTGGTGCTGCTGGCCGGCCTTTGCGGCTTTTCGCTCCTGAAGGACGCCTGGCTGCCCAGGACGTTGACCGCCGGTGCGGCGCTGGCGCTGCTCGGCCTGACCAGCCATGCCGCCGCGTCCGGATCGCCGCAATACGAGACCCTGCGCGCCGCGAATGATGCGCTCCATCTGATCGCCGCGGGTTTCTGGCTGGGCGGTCTCGTCGTGCTGCTGCCGCACGTCACGCCGCCTCGCGACCTGCCGCGCGCGGTGGCCCTGCTGCGCCTGTTCTCGCGCTGGGGCGTGGTGTCGGTCGCCATCCTGCTGGCGGCAGGGACGGTCAACGGCATCGCGATCCTCGGCGCTCCGGGCATGCGCTGGTCCGCGACCTATGCCACCTGGCTGGCGATCAAGATCGTCCTCGCCATGCTGATGGTCGCGCTCGCGCTGACCAACCGCTTCGCCGTCCTGCCCGGTCTGGTCCGCGGCGATGCCGACGCCCGCGAGACGATCCCGCTGACCGTGGTCGCGGAACTATCATGCGCGGTGCTGATCGTGGCGATCGTCGGATTCCTCGGGGTGATCGCGCCGATGGAGATGTGA